A region of Nostoc sp. 'Peltigera membranacea cyanobiont' N6 DNA encodes the following proteins:
- a CDS encoding transglutaminase-like domain-containing protein, translated as MSFALPTLTVSQMFGQRTIRPLTAATLCGITFIKDRLIAIDSIKGHLLEIDPTSDNSKILNPHQVKEFTDVTGIAVWEDTLWVSRENSVYLCKLDALGLEHFVTLPYQVDGVAVWETTVYVSCQRLGYILIFDRETRKEITRFYAPGVGIENLAVTQEMLWICDRTEQSVYAMDRATGELQFSVLTPFECPTGIAIHKNGETGKESIYIAYATEEPYIRDNPNADPSHELTFRDRTFIHPLYYHYQPDKRYALSNGYLIEMSYAEEIAPLDEVYLPDVEWRIALPSETERQKVKHVEPIGIPFTEEVVEGQRVAVFKFDSLAPGERHIFGWKALVEVRGIKYRITPRDVEDIPELSPELQTRYLVDDDDLAMDTTIVRRAAREAIGSETNVLRKMHSIRNYVYDQLSYGIKPYIDTPDTVLERGVGSCGEYVGVLLALSRLNGIPCRTVGRYKCPPHSDLVGVPLQPDFNHVWLEFYVPNFGWLPMESNPDDIGEGGPYPTRFFMGLCWYHIEIGKGITFETVTSKGSRLTKEDIPIGDLAINHIRFTILKELPPF; from the coding sequence ATGAGTTTTGCACTCCCCACTTTGACCGTTAGCCAGATGTTTGGGCAAAGAACAATTCGACCGCTTACTGCTGCTACCTTGTGTGGCATTACTTTCATCAAAGATAGACTAATTGCCATTGACAGTATCAAAGGGCATCTACTGGAGATCGATCCCACTTCTGACAACAGCAAAATTCTTAATCCCCATCAAGTTAAAGAATTTACTGATGTCACTGGTATAGCGGTGTGGGAAGATACCCTCTGGGTGAGCCGAGAAAATAGTGTTTACTTGTGCAAGCTCGATGCTTTAGGTCTAGAACATTTTGTGACATTGCCTTATCAGGTTGATGGCGTTGCTGTTTGGGAAACAACAGTTTATGTCAGCTGCCAAAGGCTAGGCTACATTCTGATTTTTGACCGCGAAACGCGAAAAGAGATTACCAGATTTTATGCCCCAGGCGTTGGCATAGAGAATTTAGCTGTAACTCAGGAAATGCTATGGATTTGCGATCGCACCGAACAATCAGTTTACGCGATGGACAGGGCCACAGGAGAACTGCAATTTAGTGTCCTGACCCCCTTTGAATGTCCCACAGGCATTGCAATCCATAAAAATGGCGAAACAGGCAAAGAAAGTATCTACATCGCTTACGCCACAGAGGAGCCTTATATTCGAGATAACCCCAATGCCGATCCGAGTCATGAGTTAACATTCCGCGATCGCACTTTTATTCATCCCCTGTATTATCATTACCAGCCAGATAAGCGTTACGCCCTCTCTAATGGCTATCTGATTGAAATGTCTTATGCTGAGGAAATTGCCCCCTTAGATGAGGTGTATTTACCTGATGTCGAATGGCGCATCGCTCTACCATCGGAAACTGAGCGTCAAAAAGTGAAACACGTTGAACCCATTGGTATACCCTTTACCGAAGAAGTGGTCGAAGGTCAACGCGTAGCAGTCTTTAAATTTGATTCTCTTGCTCCAGGCGAACGGCATATATTTGGCTGGAAAGCACTTGTGGAAGTTCGAGGAATTAAGTATCGCATCACACCCAGAGATGTAGAAGATATACCTGAACTTTCCCCAGAATTACAAACGCGCTACCTAGTAGATGACGACGATTTAGCAATGGATACTACCATTGTTCGCCGTGCCGCTAGAGAAGCTATTGGTTCTGAAACCAATGTGCTGCGGAAAATGCACAGCATCCGCAACTACGTTTACGATCAGTTATCCTACGGTATTAAACCTTACATTGACACACCAGATACGGTTTTAGAGCGGGGTGTTGGTTCCTGTGGCGAATATGTAGGTGTTTTACTTGCCCTATCCCGTTTAAATGGTATCCCTTGCCGCACCGTAGGCAGGTACAAATGTCCTCCCCATAGTGACTTAGTAGGAGTACCGCTACAACCCGACTTTAATCATGTTTGGCTGGAATTCTACGTCCCGAATTTTGGCTGGTTGCCAATGGAATCAAATCCTGACGATATCGGTGAAGGTGGCCCTTATCCAACGCGCTTCTTTATGGGTTTATGCTGGTATCACATTGAAATTGGCAAAGGTATCACCTTTGAAACCGTCACAAGCAAAGGTTCGCGGCTAACCAAAGAAGATATCCCCATCGGTGATTTGGCGATAAATCATATTCGATTCACAATTCTTAAAGAATTGCCACCCTTTTGA
- a CDS encoding IS1634 family transposase: MDYQKKEIGIKNLDHLGIVAGLIDEIGIVETINSKLGIDGREKISSGTVVKAILINGLGFVSRPLYLFSQFFEDKGIENLLGCGVKSDYINDDKIGRVMDELYKYGLNSLFIEIVLSVINKFKIETKYSHLDATSFHLHGEYTREKEQEKEAEIIKEKPIIITKGYSRDHRPDLKQCVLDLITSSDGDIPLLMRVGDGNEADKAVFGKILVEFKKQINFESIMVCDSALYSQENIKLIEHLKWITRVPMTIKRAKELVQSVEIEEIDSEEIEKRRILNLDGYKWKEEIVNYGGIKQIWLIVESQKRQKSDLEKLEKNLKAEKNKVEKLLNQLKKEDFQNPDQARYKLKSINKKLKFFEIQEAKLIDKTSKNKTIYKIEGVDHQKLEEIAMIKKEAGRFILATNLVEDEKLKSSEIITNYKNQQSCERGFRFLKNPLFFTDSFFVENPERIETMLFLMSLCLLVYNLGQRELRNSLKRANIGVKNQLGKLTKCPTLKWIFQCFQGIHILTLNGVNQIVNLTQERNFILNFLPVSCQKYYLIS, translated from the coding sequence ATGGATTATCAAAAAAAAGAGATTGGGATTAAAAACTTAGATCACTTAGGAATAGTAGCTGGACTAATTGATGAAATAGGAATAGTTGAAACAATCAACTCCAAATTAGGCATAGATGGAAGAGAAAAAATTTCATCGGGAACAGTGGTCAAAGCGATTTTAATCAATGGATTAGGATTCGTCTCAAGACCTTTATACTTATTTAGTCAATTTTTTGAAGATAAAGGAATTGAAAACTTATTGGGTTGCGGAGTAAAAAGTGATTATATAAATGACGATAAAATCGGAAGAGTCATGGATGAATTATATAAATATGGATTGAATAGTCTATTTATAGAAATTGTCTTATCAGTTATAAATAAATTTAAGATAGAGACCAAATATTCTCATTTAGATGCCACATCATTTCATCTACATGGAGAATACACAAGGGAAAAAGAACAAGAGAAAGAAGCAGAAATAATCAAAGAAAAACCAATAATTATCACTAAAGGATATTCTCGCGATCATAGACCAGATTTAAAGCAATGCGTTTTAGATTTAATAACAAGTAGTGATGGAGACATCCCATTACTAATGAGAGTTGGAGATGGGAACGAAGCAGATAAAGCAGTTTTTGGAAAAATCTTAGTAGAATTTAAAAAGCAAATAAATTTTGAGAGTATCATGGTCTGTGATAGTGCATTATATAGTCAAGAAAATATCAAATTAATCGAACATTTAAAATGGATAACTAGAGTCCCAATGACGATAAAAAGAGCGAAGGAATTAGTTCAGTCGGTAGAGATAGAAGAGATAGATTCCGAAGAAATAGAGAAGAGAAGAATCCTAAATTTAGACGGATATAAGTGGAAAGAAGAAATAGTAAATTATGGTGGTATCAAACAAATCTGGCTAATAGTAGAAAGTCAAAAAAGACAAAAAAGTGATTTAGAAAAGCTAGAGAAAAATCTCAAAGCAGAAAAAAATAAAGTGGAAAAACTGCTCAACCAATTAAAAAAAGAAGATTTTCAAAATCCCGACCAAGCTCGATACAAACTAAAAAGCATAAACAAAAAACTAAAGTTCTTTGAAATTCAAGAAGCTAAACTTATTGACAAGACATCGAAAAATAAGACTATTTATAAAATCGAGGGAGTGGATCATCAAAAACTAGAAGAGATAGCAATGATAAAAAAAGAAGCTGGAAGATTTATTTTAGCAACTAATTTAGTTGAAGATGAGAAATTAAAGTCATCAGAAATTATTACAAATTATAAAAATCAACAGTCTTGCGAAAGAGGATTTAGATTTCTGAAAAATCCTTTATTTTTCACTGATAGTTTCTTTGTAGAAAATCCTGAAAGAATCGAGACGATGTTATTTTTAATGTCTTTGTGCTTATTAGTTTATAATCTCGGTCAGAGGGAACTAAGAAATAGTTTAAAAAGAGCCAATATCGGAGTTAAAAATCAACTAGGTAAATTAACGAAGTGCCCCACATTAAAATGGATATTTCAATGCTTTCAAGGGATTCACATTTTGACTTTGAATGGAGTTAATCAAATTGTTAATCTAACCCAAGAACGCAATTTTATTTTGAATTTTCTCCCAGTGTCTTGTCAAAAATACTATCTAATCTCTTAA